In one window of Henckelia pumila isolate YLH828 chromosome 1, ASM3356847v2, whole genome shotgun sequence DNA:
- the LOC140863822 gene encoding uncharacterized protein produces the protein MQAHLSALDDDMLFFITDGSLAITKINTSIALSGGGPQYIEKPRIEWADEDKKKANLDNVAKDILYKTLEKNTFSKNKTCKTGKEIWEKLIQICEGNKQTKEKKLSVATQKFENIRMKPGESMTEFYERVSSIVIELNGLGKTYTNRKVILKVIRGLPKEWDVKTMTMRESKDLNKLELHDLFADLKAYEFELQTREKDHSTSQLTKALTAVKIESPAQSEKSAEQLSNDAMSLFVKKFGKFIRRNQEGSYKKNFKNKDAVEEPRSCFNCGKTGHLIADCLKPKNFDKRKSSRDDRHTSR, from the coding sequence ATGCAAGCACATCTATCAGCATTAGATGATGACATGTTGTTTTTCATCACTGATGGATCTCTTGCGATCACCAAAATTAATACTTCTATAGCTCTTTCTGGCGGTGGTCCACAGtacattgagaaaccaagaattGAGTGGGCTGATGAAGATAAAAAGAAGGCGAATCTTGATAATGTGGCTAAAGACATCTTGTATAAAACTCTTGAAAAGAACACTTTCAGCAAGAACAAGACATGCAAAACTGGGaaagaaatttgggagaaaCTGATTCAAATCTGTGAAGGAAATAAACAgactaaagaaaaaaaattgtctGTTGCTACTcaaaagtttgaaaacatcAGGATGAAACCTGGTGAATCAATGACAGAATTTTATGAGAGAGTAAGCAGCATTGTTATTGAGCTTAATGGATTGGGAAAGACATATACCAACAGGAAAGTCATTCTCAAAGTTATTCGAGGTCTTCCCAAAGAATGGGATGTAAAGACAATGACTATGAGGGAATCAAAGGACTTGAACAAACTGGAGCTGCACGATCTGTTTGCAGATTTGAAGGCCTATGAATTTGAGTTGCAAACTCGAGAGAAAGATCATTCTACCTCTCAACTGACCAAGGCCTTGACTGCAGTCAAGATAGAATCACCAGCTCAATCAGAAAAATCAGCAGAACAACTAAGCAATGATGCTATGtccttatttgtgaagaagttcGGCAAGTTCATCAGAAGAAATCAGGAAGGATCTTAcaaaaaaaacttcaaaaataaaGATGCAGTCGAAGAACCAAGAAGTTGCTTCAATTGTGGGAAAACAGGACACTTAATAGCTGACTGTCTCAAACCGAAGAACTTTGACAAAAGGAAAAGCTCAAGGGATGACAGACACACTTCGAGATAG